The following are from one region of the Sandaracinus amylolyticus genome:
- a CDS encoding CPBP family intramembrane glutamic endopeptidase: MLPPTTFYFGIAFLLTWLSLLPPSLAALGVLPGAPETYMAAAPLAVFSPAIAAILAARREGGWAAVRTMLRGLGAWRVGPMWLVLALGLPGLVYVAGRAVYALVPGSGGGPWVYLPERPEHFGAILFVPICEEIGWRGYALPRLIARHGARRATAILGVLWGVWHLPMFVSVGMTMTQVLVGIVLIIVGNVVYTWFYRRTGGSLLVAVLLHLGSHLDNPNHALPEDSTPLFILTASWAVLAIVLLALDRRAFEGKTVAIA, encoded by the coding sequence ATGCTGCCCCCCACGACGTTCTACTTCGGCATCGCGTTCCTGCTGACGTGGCTCTCGCTGCTGCCGCCTTCGCTCGCGGCGCTCGGCGTGTTGCCCGGCGCGCCCGAGACGTACATGGCGGCGGCACCGCTCGCGGTGTTCTCGCCCGCGATCGCCGCGATCCTCGCGGCGCGTCGCGAAGGTGGATGGGCGGCCGTGCGCACGATGCTGCGAGGGCTCGGCGCGTGGCGCGTCGGCCCGATGTGGCTGGTGCTCGCGCTCGGGCTGCCCGGGCTCGTCTACGTCGCGGGGCGCGCGGTGTACGCGCTGGTGCCGGGGTCCGGCGGAGGGCCGTGGGTCTATCTCCCGGAGCGGCCCGAGCACTTCGGCGCGATCCTCTTCGTGCCGATCTGCGAGGAGATCGGATGGCGCGGCTACGCGCTGCCGCGCTTGATCGCGCGCCACGGTGCGCGACGAGCGACGGCGATCCTCGGCGTGCTCTGGGGCGTGTGGCACTTGCCGATGTTCGTCAGCGTCGGGATGACGATGACGCAGGTGCTCGTCGGCATCGTGCTCATCATCGTCGGCAACGTCGTGTACACGTGGTTCTACCGTCGCACCGGCGGGAGCCTGCTGGTCGCGGTGCTGCTCCACCTCGGCTCGCACCTCGACAACCCGAATCACGCGCTGCCCGAGGACTCCACGCCGCTCTTCATCCTCACG
- a CDS encoding DNA polymerase II translates to MPDVRELDAFLLSREWRDGPGGVEITLWAVSSEHGAIKASLRDQEAVLFVPRDVATEAGRRDPRPLRTREGLDVDAVYFRSQRALIAERERLRNRLQVALESDVKPSDRFLMERFVTSGIALRGHARSKDGVLHVRDPQVRAADVTPQLRPLSLDIETDGWDGPVLSIALAGEGLERVLIRRARESDRDHDAITFHDDERALLDAAFDVIRRADPDLIVGWNVVEFDLRALQARCAVLRVPFAIGRAGERARVLEGATASQVSIARVPGRVVLDGIATLKNATWSFERYTLDHVARALVGRGKRIDAGGDALAEIRRMHAEDPDALAAYNLEDARLVLDVFRAADLVGFAVERARLTGLPLDRQGGAVAAFDHLYLPRLHRRGYVAPDVGVEVDAIPSPGGHVLESVPGLYRNVLSFDFRSLYPSIIRTFHVDPLGLWAPGDDPIPGFEGASFPREGAILPDIVAHLAEARGRAQSAKNEALSRAIKILMNSFYGVLGTPGCRFFDPRLATSITRRGHEIIDRSRAFFEERGHPVIYGDTDSLFVRLPESLAEAECRAEGARLAREITAYWRDALARELRLESFLEMRFESHYLRFLMPTMRHSDRGSKKRYAGLVRRGDGALELVIRGLEAIRSDWTPLAREVQRELLRRVFEDQPWEEWLRGVRGDLVAGKLDRELVYRRRLRREIEDYGGSPPHVRAARMLEDDLEGDEIEYVITTRGPEPASRRVSPIDHAHYVDKQLAPAADVVLPLLGTSFDRVAGAQLRLF, encoded by the coding sequence GTGCCGGACGTGCGCGAGCTCGATGCGTTCCTCCTCTCGCGAGAGTGGCGGGACGGTCCGGGCGGCGTCGAGATCACGCTCTGGGCGGTCTCGTCGGAGCACGGCGCGATCAAGGCGTCGCTGCGTGATCAGGAAGCGGTCCTGTTCGTGCCGCGCGACGTCGCGACCGAGGCGGGGCGCCGCGATCCTCGGCCGCTGCGCACGCGCGAGGGGCTCGACGTCGACGCGGTCTACTTCCGATCGCAGCGCGCGCTGATCGCGGAGCGAGAGCGGCTGCGCAATCGGCTGCAGGTCGCGCTCGAGTCCGACGTGAAGCCCTCCGATCGCTTCTTGATGGAGCGCTTCGTCACCAGCGGGATCGCGCTGCGCGGCCACGCGCGCAGCAAGGACGGCGTGCTGCACGTGCGCGATCCGCAGGTGCGCGCCGCCGACGTCACGCCGCAGCTTCGCCCGCTCTCGCTCGACATCGAGACCGACGGGTGGGACGGCCCGGTGCTCTCGATCGCGCTCGCGGGCGAGGGCCTCGAGCGCGTGCTGATCCGGCGCGCGCGGGAGAGCGATCGCGATCACGACGCGATCACCTTCCACGACGACGAGCGCGCGCTGCTCGACGCGGCGTTCGACGTGATCCGGCGCGCCGATCCCGATCTGATCGTCGGGTGGAACGTCGTGGAGTTCGACCTCCGCGCGCTGCAGGCGCGCTGCGCGGTGCTCCGTGTGCCCTTCGCGATCGGCCGCGCGGGCGAGCGTGCGCGCGTGCTCGAGGGCGCGACCGCGAGCCAGGTGTCGATCGCGCGCGTGCCCGGGCGTGTCGTGCTCGACGGCATCGCGACCCTGAAGAACGCGACGTGGTCCTTCGAGCGCTACACGCTCGATCACGTCGCGCGCGCGCTGGTCGGGCGCGGCAAGCGCATCGACGCGGGAGGCGACGCGCTCGCCGAGATCCGCCGCATGCACGCCGAGGATCCCGACGCGCTCGCGGCCTACAACCTCGAGGACGCGCGGCTCGTGCTCGACGTGTTCCGCGCCGCCGACCTCGTCGGGTTCGCGGTCGAGCGCGCACGTCTGACCGGGCTGCCCCTCGATCGACAGGGCGGCGCGGTCGCGGCGTTCGATCATCTCTACCTGCCGCGCCTGCATCGCCGCGGGTACGTCGCGCCCGACGTCGGCGTGGAGGTCGACGCGATCCCCTCGCCCGGCGGGCACGTGCTCGAGAGCGTGCCGGGGCTCTACCGCAACGTGCTCTCGTTCGACTTCCGCTCGCTGTACCCCAGCATCATCCGCACGTTCCACGTCGATCCGCTCGGGCTCTGGGCGCCGGGCGACGATCCGATCCCCGGCTTCGAGGGCGCGTCGTTCCCGCGCGAAGGCGCGATCCTCCCCGACATCGTCGCGCACCTCGCGGAGGCGCGCGGGCGCGCGCAGAGCGCGAAGAACGAGGCGCTCTCGCGCGCGATCAAGATCCTGATGAACTCGTTCTACGGCGTGCTCGGCACGCCGGGCTGCCGCTTCTTCGATCCGCGCCTCGCGACGTCGATCACGCGGCGCGGACACGAGATCATCGATCGCAGCCGCGCGTTCTTCGAGGAGCGCGGGCATCCGGTGATCTACGGCGACACCGACTCGCTCTTCGTGCGCTTGCCCGAGTCGCTCGCCGAGGCCGAGTGCCGCGCCGAAGGCGCCCGCCTCGCGCGCGAGATCACCGCGTACTGGCGCGACGCGCTGGCGCGCGAGCTGCGCCTCGAGAGCTTCCTCGAGATGCGCTTCGAGTCGCACTACCTGCGCTTCCTGATGCCGACGATGCGGCACTCCGATCGCGGCTCGAAGAAGCGCTATGCCGGCCTCGTGCGTCGCGGCGACGGCGCGCTCGAGCTGGTGATCCGCGGGCTCGAGGCGATCCGCAGCGACTGGACGCCGCTCGCGCGCGAGGTGCAGCGCGAGCTGCTGCGCCGGGTGTTCGAGGACCAGCCGTGGGAGGAGTGGCTGCGCGGGGTACGCGGCGATCTCGTCGCGGGGAAGCTCGATCGCGAGCTCGTCTATCGACGCCGACTGCGCCGTGAGATCGAGGACTACGGCGGCTCGCCGCCCCACGTGCGCGCAGCGCGCATGCTCGAGGACGATCTCGAGGGCGACGAGATCGAGTACGTGATCACGACGCGCGGGCCCGAGCCCGCGTCGCGACGCGTCTCGCCGATCGATCACGCGCACTACGTCGACAAGCAGCTCGCGCCCGCGGCGGACGTGGTGCTCCCGCTGCTGGGCACGTCGTTCGATCGGGTGGCGGGCGCGCAGCTGCGGCTGTTCTGA
- a CDS encoding FAD-binding protein, producing MSDGEWSDWLGQQRVACEVRRPAKVDAVFEAVEEAVRTNRRIRAVGSGHSTSDVARPPSDAILLSLEHLALDDADWKTWLKGDLALVEPRVRPGEQLVRVSSGQTIRALNLDLAKRRLAMPNLGSYDGQSIYGAIATGTHGTGLGFGPLADLVSSIEMIGVEDAGRPVVRHWRIEPTNGITDRDRFYGSSQRGRMSLVQDDEVFRSVVVGLGCFGIVTAITLRVVPAFQLRETCEVVPWSSLKSTLVSRARSTPWLDVTMLPERLDGEHWCQVTVREKRPALPHHVPLTELPPRGDARIREARTREGKEQSELVCCALAAGPLGTRIATQKLRELFREDATRTIESESYVVFRTSVGDWIPATSSEIGVDVGRSVAAIDATIAHLDAMASRGFFHVSPLGIRFSRASSHYLAMQYGRDTCTIEAPIPVGNVNVHAIGSATAADAAPIILGSFERTLIDPRFEGRPHWGQRHTVSGGFLLRYPKGPSWARQLARFNRFGLFDNAFTGRMALRR from the coding sequence GTGAGCGATGGGGAGTGGAGCGACTGGCTCGGACAGCAACGCGTCGCATGCGAGGTGCGGCGGCCCGCGAAGGTCGACGCGGTGTTCGAGGCGGTCGAGGAGGCGGTCAGGACGAACCGTCGCATCCGCGCCGTGGGCTCGGGCCACTCGACCTCCGACGTCGCGCGTCCGCCTTCGGACGCGATCCTCCTCTCGCTCGAGCACCTCGCGCTCGACGACGCCGACTGGAAGACGTGGCTGAAGGGCGATCTCGCGCTGGTCGAGCCGCGGGTGCGACCCGGCGAGCAGCTCGTGCGCGTCTCGTCGGGACAGACGATCCGCGCGCTCAACCTCGATCTCGCGAAGCGCCGTCTCGCGATGCCGAACCTCGGCTCCTACGACGGACAGTCGATCTACGGCGCGATCGCGACGGGCACCCACGGCACCGGGCTCGGCTTCGGACCGCTCGCGGATCTCGTCTCGTCGATCGAGATGATCGGCGTCGAGGACGCGGGGCGCCCGGTGGTGCGGCACTGGCGCATCGAGCCGACGAACGGGATCACCGATCGCGATCGGTTCTATGGCTCGAGCCAGCGCGGGCGCATGTCGCTCGTGCAGGACGACGAGGTGTTCCGCAGCGTCGTCGTCGGGCTCGGGTGCTTCGGCATCGTCACCGCGATCACGCTGCGCGTGGTGCCCGCGTTCCAGCTGCGCGAGACGTGCGAGGTCGTGCCGTGGTCGTCGCTCAAGTCGACGCTCGTGTCGCGCGCGCGATCGACGCCCTGGCTCGACGTGACGATGCTGCCCGAGCGCCTCGACGGCGAGCACTGGTGCCAGGTGACGGTGCGCGAGAAGCGCCCCGCGCTCCCCCACCACGTGCCGCTGACCGAGCTCCCGCCGCGCGGCGACGCGCGGATCCGCGAGGCGCGCACGCGCGAAGGGAAGGAGCAGTCGGAGCTGGTGTGCTGCGCGCTCGCCGCGGGCCCGCTCGGGACGCGCATCGCGACCCAGAAGCTGCGCGAGCTCTTCCGCGAGGACGCGACGCGCACGATCGAGAGCGAGAGCTACGTCGTGTTCCGCACCAGCGTGGGCGATTGGATCCCGGCGACGTCGAGCGAGATCGGGGTCGACGTGGGCCGCAGCGTGGCGGCGATCGACGCGACGATCGCGCACCTCGACGCGATGGCCTCGCGCGGCTTCTTCCACGTCTCGCCGCTCGGCATCCGCTTCTCTCGCGCGTCGTCGCACTACCTCGCGATGCAATACGGCCGCGACACCTGCACCATCGAGGCGCCGATCCCGGTGGGCAACGTCAACGTGCACGCGATCGGATCGGCGACCGCCGCCGATGCCGCGCCGATCATCCTCGGCTCGTTCGAGCGCACGCTGATCGATCCGCGCTTCGAGGGACGACCACACTGGGGCCAGCGTCACACCGTGTCGGGTGGATTCCTGCTCCGGTACCCGAAGGGTCCGAGCTGGGCACGGCAGCTCGCGCGGTTCAACCGATTCGGGCTGTTCGACAACGCGTTCACCGGGCGCATGGCGCTCCGTCGCTGA
- a CDS encoding MopE-related protein translates to MRGLWSLAALVLLAACSSRPLATSDGGTGDGGPPVDAGPRECTVDSDCDDGVACSVEICAEGLCRWHLDHASCADDVFCDGAERCDPVDGCIEGRRESCDDGDVCTVDRCDESAASCTHAARDLDDDGDVDMFCDGGNDCDDSDPTVSSGTEERCGNRRDDDCDGDVDEDVCATAPHDTCADPLDVSAGGTFAVEARELRGDYLGCGIVECRDFVARFTIGEERDVEIIAADPGDDWAYTEVALRRGCDDATTEIDDVTGFPATMRYRALEAGTYYVLAGAERNFGSGSTDQLTLDVTFSPATDPPTNEACATALDVGGGGTFTADFIDTKDDLALGCGDDDWPELVYAITTGARRDLRVTLDGHARLGLSVRSACGDTSSALGCVVLEPFDDRVQVFPDLPAGTYYVVLELRSIPEAIAQITIETLAPSTARAGLAVEGR, encoded by the coding sequence ATGAGAGGTCTCTGGTCGCTCGCCGCGCTCGTGCTGCTCGCCGCGTGCTCGTCACGTCCGCTCGCGACCTCCGACGGAGGAACCGGCGACGGCGGGCCCCCGGTCGACGCCGGTCCCCGCGAGTGCACGGTCGACTCCGACTGCGACGACGGCGTCGCGTGCAGCGTCGAGATCTGTGCCGAGGGGCTCTGCCGCTGGCACCTCGACCACGCATCGTGCGCCGACGACGTGTTCTGCGACGGAGCGGAGCGCTGCGATCCGGTCGACGGCTGCATCGAAGGGCGGCGCGAGAGCTGCGACGACGGCGATGTCTGCACCGTCGATCGCTGCGACGAGAGCGCAGCGAGCTGCACGCACGCTGCGCGCGATCTCGACGACGACGGCGACGTCGACATGTTCTGCGACGGGGGCAACGACTGCGACGACTCGGATCCCACGGTGTCGTCGGGCACCGAGGAGCGCTGCGGGAACCGCCGCGACGACGACTGCGACGGAGACGTCGACGAGGACGTGTGCGCGACCGCGCCGCACGACACGTGCGCCGATCCGCTCGACGTCTCGGCGGGTGGAACCTTCGCGGTCGAGGCGCGCGAGCTGCGCGGCGACTACCTCGGCTGCGGCATCGTCGAGTGCCGCGACTTCGTCGCGCGCTTCACGATCGGCGAGGAGCGCGACGTCGAGATCATCGCGGCCGATCCCGGTGACGACTGGGCCTACACCGAGGTCGCGCTGCGGCGCGGCTGCGACGACGCGACGACCGAGATCGACGACGTGACCGGCTTCCCCGCGACGATGCGGTATCGCGCGCTGGAAGCGGGCACCTATTACGTGCTCGCGGGCGCCGAGCGGAACTTCGGCTCGGGCTCGACCGATCAGCTCACGCTCGACGTGACGTTCTCGCCGGCGACCGATCCGCCGACGAACGAGGCGTGCGCGACCGCGCTCGACGTGGGCGGGGGCGGGACGTTCACCGCGGACTTCATCGACACGAAGGACGACCTCGCGCTCGGCTGCGGCGACGACGACTGGCCCGAGCTCGTGTACGCGATCACCACCGGTGCTCGTCGAGATCTCCGGGTGACGCTCGACGGTCACGCGCGGCTCGGGCTCTCGGTACGCAGCGCGTGCGGCGACACGAGCTCGGCGCTCGGATGCGTGGTGCTCGAGCCCTTCGACGATCGCGTGCAGGTCTTCCCCGATCTGCCCGCGGGCACCTACTACGTCGTGCTCGAGCTGCGCAGCATCCCCGAGGCGATCGCGCAGATCACGATCGAGACGCTCGCGCCGAGCACGGCGCGCGCAGGGCTCGCGGTGGAGGGCCGCTAG
- a CDS encoding Uma2 family endonuclease → MASPAPRITPEEYFALDSGSERKTEYYDGVAVAMAGASPRHNQIALNVASALRTQLAPRGCFVAAADQRVRLATTRAWVYPDVVVSCAPRFEPPRPQTLLNPELVVEVLSESTEAHDLTAKLAHYRATEPIAEIVFVHPRERLVEHHRRVDGSRWLVSLVREGVVELPGTATTLAIADVYAGADTLPDDED, encoded by the coding sequence ATGGCCTCGCCCGCGCCGCGCATCACGCCCGAGGAGTACTTCGCCCTCGACTCCGGGTCGGAGCGCAAGACCGAGTACTACGATGGCGTCGCGGTCGCGATGGCGGGCGCGTCCCCGCGCCACAACCAGATCGCGCTGAACGTCGCGTCTGCCCTGCGCACCCAGCTCGCCCCGCGCGGCTGCTTCGTGGCCGCGGCCGATCAGCGCGTCCGCCTCGCGACCACCCGCGCCTGGGTCTACCCCGACGTCGTCGTCTCCTGCGCTCCGCGCTTCGAGCCCCCGCGCCCGCAGACGCTGCTCAACCCCGAGCTCGTCGTCGAGGTGCTCTCGGAGTCGACCGAGGCCCACGACCTCACCGCGAAGCTCGCGCATTACCGCGCGACCGAGCCGATCGCCGAGATCGTGTTCGTCCATCCGCGCGAGCGGCTCGTCGAGCACCACCGTCGTGTCGATGGCTCGCGCTGGCTCGTGTCGCTCGTGCGCGAAGGTGTCGTCGAGCTCCCCGGCACCGCGACCACGCTGGCGATCGCCGACGTGTACGCCGGCGCCGACACGCTGCCCGACGACGAGGACTGA